In the candidate division KSB1 bacterium genome, GAAAAGCTCGGCAAAAAGGCGGACATGGCGACGCGCCGCCCGATTTGCGCGCGTTTCATTTCAAACTGAACGCTTTGCAATTCCGGATTTTTCTCAATGGCGATTTTGATAACTTCTTCCAGGTTGTAATCGCGAATTTGCGGCTCGTCCTCGACGTCGACGACGTTCAGCTCAGCATCGGCCGGCCTTCCCATCGCGACGTTCAACAGGTTGCGGGCATTGTTGACCAGATTCTTTTGGGTGATCAGGCTGATGCGATCCTGGCCATTCTGCGTGCGGGCGCGAAAAACGTCCCCCTGCGCCACCGAGCCGATTTCATACATGCTCTCGGTTCGCTTCAACTGCTCCTCGCTGGACTTGACCGCCTCCTCGTCAACCGCCAACAATTGCAGCTCTTTCAAATAACCGAAGTAGCGTTGATGTACCAATAAAATCGTATTTTGCTTGGTGGATTGATAGGCTTTGATGCTGGCTTCTTCCGCTGCATTGGCTTGGCGGATACGATTCCAACTGGTGCCAAAATCAAACAAAAGGAGAGAAGCGTTGATTTGCGCCGAGTTGGAATTGGACGAATAGCCCGGCTGCGTGATGGTACGGCGCTCATAAATAGCCCGCCCGGTCACCGGATCGAGGCCTACTGGCACGTCACCCAAGACCGTGCGATCACCCTGCCGAATTTTTCCTGATTGCAGCGTGGAATTGATGCTCGGCAGAATGCTGGCGCGGGCCGTCATCACATTCGTCCCGGCGATTTGCGCGCGGCGTTCGGCGTTGCGCAGCGTCGAATTGTCGCGCAGGGCAATGCCGACGCATTCATCCAATGTCAGCGGCCGGCCGTTTTGCGCATACACAGTATTGACCGCAAAAAGAACAGCCGCACAAAAGAGTAAAAGCGTTTTTACCTGTTTCACGTTTACGGCTCTCCTTCACTGAAATTAAATTCTTCTAGCTGAACATCGACTTTATTGCAGCCGCCACGACGGCGTAAATCCCCCATAAGATAAAAACCGTGGTCATCGCTTTGCGTGTTGAAAATTTATAAGCGGCGGCAATGCCGAAACCCAGCACCACAACCCACCAAATCCAAAAAAGATCGATCTGGCCCAGCAAGTTATGAAAGAACGACGGGCTTTCTTCAGCAGGTAACAAACTGGTCACGCTCGTCGCGCTTTCCATCGTCTGGCGATTGACCATGACTGGAACGTTGATGAGTGAACTGAGCACGTTGATCATCCCGCTCCAACAGGTGATTGAAAAAAGTGTGGAAAAACGGGTTTCCCCACCCAAAATTAAATTGCCAACCAGCATCAGCACGCCGGCAATGATGACATAAAATATCGGCGTCGTGACCAGCGGGGCCAGCGGCGCGGTGTAGGTCATCATTTTTTCCATCA is a window encoding:
- a CDS encoding TolC family protein produces the protein MKQVKTLLLFCAAVLFAVNTVYAQNGRPLTLDECVGIALRDNSTLRNAERRAQIAGTNVMTARASILPSINSTLQSGKIRQGDRTVLGDVPVGLDPVTGRAIYERRTITQPGYSSNSNSAQINASLLLFDFGTSWNRIRQANAAEEASIKAYQSTKQNTILLVHQRYFGYLKELQLLAVDEEAVKSSEEQLKRTESMYEIGSVAQGDVFRARTQNGQDRISLITQKNLVNNARNLLNVAMGRPADAELNVVDVEDEPQIRDYNLEEVIKIAIEKNPELQSVQFEMKRAQIGRRVAMSAFLPSFSISGNYSRSHNEFDRVYSDFGKNWFGSVGLSMRLNLFNGFADQANVEREGLNYRIAEEEYQNRLRNLRLEAEQALLALKAWKEITEINQNNLISAQEDLRLAQERYRVGAGTLLDIINAQVNVTRAKSTLVRAKYDSKIALAQLQAVMGTLGQQ
- a CDS encoding YIP1 family protein → MEFSNSSAGAVAMPQAKSPIERLIGVFVSPEPTMQDIAARPTWVVPLIVLMLTGALSGYFLKDAILQTQLEGMEKRNMSAEQIEQARPMMEKMMTYTAPLAPLVTTPIFYVIIAGVLMLVGNLILGGETRFSTLFSITCWSGMINVLSSLINVPVMVNRQTMESATSVTSLLPAEESPSFFHNLLGQIDLFWIWWVVVLGFGIAAAYKFSTRKAMTTVFILWGIYAVVAAAIKSMFS